In Pseudomonas fluorescens NCIMB 11764, a single window of DNA contains:
- a CDS encoding peptide chain release factor 3, with translation MTKQAAEVAKRRTFAIISHPDAGKTTITEKLLLMGKAIAVAGTVKSRKSDRHATSDWMEMEKQRGISITTSVMQFPYRDHMINLLDTPGHEDFSEDTYRTLTAVDSALMVLDGGKGVEPRTIALMDVCRLRDTPIVSFINKLDRDIRDPIELLDEIEAVLKIKAAPITWPIGCYRDFKGVYHLADDYIIVYTAGHGHERTDVKIIEKLDSDEARAHLGDEYDRFVDQLELVQGACHEFNQQEFLDGQLTPVFFGTALGNFGVDHVLDAVVDWAPKPLARVANERTVEPVEEKFTGFVFKIQANMDPKHRDRIAFMRICSGKYEKGMKMRHVRTGKDVRIGDALTFFSSEREQLEEAFAGDIIGLHNHGTIQIGDTFTEGEVLGFTGIPHFAPELFRRVRLRDPLKSKQLRQGLQQLAEEGATQVFFPERSNDIILGAVGVLQFDVVASRLKEEYKVECSYEPITVYSARWIDCDDKKKFEEFQVKAVENLAVDGGGHLTYLAPTRVNLALMEERWPDVKFRATREHH, from the coding sequence ATGACCAAACAGGCCGCCGAAGTCGCGAAACGCCGCACTTTCGCCATTATTTCCCACCCCGATGCCGGTAAGACCACCATCACCGAGAAGCTCTTGCTGATGGGCAAGGCGATTGCGGTTGCCGGCACGGTGAAGTCTCGCAAGTCCGACCGCCATGCCACCTCCGACTGGATGGAAATGGAAAAGCAGCGTGGTATCTCGATTACCACGTCGGTCATGCAGTTCCCGTATCGCGATCACATGATCAACCTGCTCGACACCCCGGGCCACGAAGACTTCTCCGAAGACACCTACCGCACCCTGACGGCGGTCGACTCGGCGTTGATGGTTCTCGACGGTGGTAAGGGTGTAGAGCCACGGACCATCGCCCTGATGGACGTCTGCCGTCTGCGTGACACGCCGATTGTCAGCTTCATCAACAAACTCGACCGTGACATCCGCGACCCGATCGAACTGCTCGACGAAATCGAAGCGGTCCTGAAGATCAAGGCGGCGCCGATCACCTGGCCGATCGGTTGCTACCGCGACTTCAAGGGCGTTTATCACCTCGCCGATGACTACATCATTGTGTACACCGCCGGTCACGGTCACGAGCGTACCGATGTGAAAATCATCGAGAAGCTCGACTCCGACGAAGCCCGCGCGCATCTGGGTGATGAATACGATCGCTTCGTCGATCAGCTGGAGCTGGTGCAGGGCGCCTGCCACGAATTCAATCAGCAGGAATTCCTCGACGGCCAACTGACACCGGTGTTCTTCGGTACTGCGCTGGGCAACTTCGGTGTCGATCATGTGCTCGACGCCGTGGTCGACTGGGCGCCGAAACCGCTGGCCCGTGTCGCCAACGAGCGCACCGTGGAACCGGTCGAAGAGAAATTCACCGGCTTCGTGTTCAAGATCCAGGCGAACATGGACCCGAAACACCGCGACCGTATCGCCTTCATGCGTATCTGCTCCGGCAAATACGAGAAGGGCATGAAGATGCGCCACGTGCGCACCGGCAAGGATGTGCGCATCGGCGATGCCCTGACGTTCTTCTCTTCCGAGCGTGAGCAACTGGAAGAGGCGTTTGCCGGCGACATCATCGGCCTGCACAACCACGGCACCATCCAGATTGGCGACACCTTCACCGAAGGCGAAGTCCTGGGCTTCACCGGTATCCCGCACTTCGCTCCGGAACTGTTCCGTCGCGTGCGCCTGCGTGACCCGCTGAAATCCAAGCAACTGCGTCAAGGCTTGCAGCAATTGGCCGAAGAAGGCGCCACCCAGGTGTTCTTCCCCGAGCGCAGCAACGACATCATCCTCGGCGCCGTCGGTGTGCTGCAGTTCGATGTGGTCGCCAGCCGCTTGAAAGAGGAATACAAGGTCGAGTGCTCCTACGAGCCGATCACTGTGTATTCCGCACGCTGGATCGATTGCGACGATAAGAAGAAGTTCGAGGAGTTCCAGGTCAAGGCCGTGGAAAACCTCGCGGTTGACGGCGGTGGTCACCTGACTTACCTGGCCCCGACCCGGGTCAATTTGGCGTTGATGGAAGAGCGCTGGCCGGATGTGAAATTCCGTGCGACGCGTGAGCATCACTAA
- a CDS encoding ABC transporter permease, protein MEFLNAFSHLDWPLVLHLTWQHITLVGIAVTLAILVGVPLGILMTRFPTLAGPLQASATVLLTVPSIALFGLLLPFYSKFGQGLGPMPAITAVFLYSLLPIMRNTYLALTGVEPGIREAARGIGMTFGQRLRMVELPIAVPVILAGVRTAVVMNIGVMTIAATIGAGGLGVLILASISRSDMSMLIVGAVLVSLLAIFADLLLQWLQRTLTPKGLLK, encoded by the coding sequence ATGGAATTTCTCAACGCCTTTTCCCATCTCGACTGGCCGCTGGTGCTGCACCTGACCTGGCAGCACATCACCCTGGTCGGCATCGCCGTGACATTGGCGATTCTGGTCGGCGTGCCGCTGGGCATTCTGATGACGCGCTTCCCGACGCTCGCCGGCCCCTTGCAGGCCAGCGCCACGGTGCTGCTGACCGTGCCGTCGATTGCACTGTTCGGTCTGCTGCTGCCGTTTTACTCGAAATTCGGCCAGGGCCTGGGTCCGATGCCGGCGATCACCGCGGTGTTTCTGTACTCGCTGCTGCCGATCATGCGTAACACCTACCTCGCCCTGACCGGCGTTGAACCGGGTATTCGCGAAGCCGCGCGCGGCATCGGCATGACTTTCGGCCAGCGCCTGCGCATGGTCGAACTGCCGATTGCCGTGCCGGTGATCCTCGCCGGTGTACGCACTGCCGTGGTCATGAACATCGGTGTCATGACCATCGCCGCGACCATCGGCGCCGGTGGCCTCGGTGTACTCATTCTCGCTTCCATCAGCCGCAGCGACATGTCGATGCTGATCGTCGGCGCCGTGCTGGTCAGTCTCCTGGCCATCTTCGCCGACCTGCTTCTGCAATGGCTGCAACGCACGCTGACTCCAAAAGGACTCCTGAAATGA
- a CDS encoding peptide ABC transporter ATP-binding protein translates to MAVVLTARDLTRHYEVSRGLFKGHATVRALNGVSFELEAGKTLAVVGESGCGKSTLARALTLIEEPSSGSLKIAGQEVAGADKAQRKQLRKDVQMVFQSPYASLNPRQKVGDQLAEPLLINTSLSATERREKVQAMMKQVGLRPEHYQRYPHMFSGGQRQRIALARAMMLQPKVLVADEPTSALDVSIQAQVLNLFMDLQQEFNTAYVFISHNLAVVQHVADDVMVMYLGRPVEMGPKNDIYERPLHPYTQALLSATPTIHPDPNKPKIKIVGELPNPLNPPSGCAFHKRCPYATDRCKTEEPALRPLDNRQVACHYAEQFLDGAA, encoded by the coding sequence ATGGCCGTCGTACTTACCGCCCGCGACCTCACCCGTCACTACGAAGTGTCCCGTGGCCTGTTCAAGGGTCATGCGACCGTACGCGCCCTGAACGGTGTGTCGTTCGAACTGGAAGCCGGCAAGACACTGGCCGTCGTAGGCGAATCGGGTTGCGGCAAATCCACCCTGGCCCGGGCCCTGACGCTGATCGAAGAGCCCTCTTCCGGCTCCTTGAAAATCGCCGGGCAGGAAGTCGCCGGCGCCGACAAGGCCCAGCGCAAACAACTGCGTAAAGACGTGCAGATGGTGTTCCAGAGCCCTTACGCCTCGTTGAACCCTCGGCAGAAAGTCGGCGATCAACTGGCCGAACCGCTGTTGATCAACACCAGCCTGAGCGCAACCGAACGTCGCGAGAAAGTGCAGGCGATGATGAAGCAGGTGGGTTTGCGCCCTGAGCATTATCAGCGTTACCCGCACATGTTCTCTGGCGGTCAGCGCCAGCGGATCGCCCTCGCTCGCGCGATGATGCTGCAGCCAAAAGTGCTGGTGGCGGACGAACCGACCTCGGCGCTGGATGTGTCGATCCAGGCGCAGGTGCTGAACCTGTTCATGGATTTGCAGCAAGAGTTCAACACGGCCTACGTGTTCATCTCCCACAACCTGGCGGTGGTGCAACACGTTGCCGATGACGTGATGGTGATGTACCTCGGCCGCCCGGTGGAAATGGGCCCGAAGAACGACATCTACGAACGCCCGCTGCACCCCTACACCCAGGCGTTGCTGTCGGCCACCCCGACCATTCACCCGGACCCGAACAAGCCGAAAATCAAGATCGTCGGCGAGTTGCCCAACCCGTTGAACCCGCCGTCGGGTTGCGCTTTCCACAAGCGCTGCCCGTACGCGACCGACCGCTGCAAAACCGAAGAGCCAGCCTTGCGCCCTCTCGATAACCGCCAGGTGGCGTGCCACTACGCCGAGCAGTTCCTCGACGGCGCGGCATAA
- a CDS encoding ABC transporter ATP-binding protein, with product MSLLEIKNLNVRFGDKNAVPVVDGLDISVDKGEVLAIVGESGSGKSVTMMALMGLIEHPGIVTADALNFDGKNMLKLSNRQRRQIVGKDLAMVFQDPMTALNPSYTVGFQIEEVLRLHLKMSGKQARARAIELLEKVEIPGAASRMDAYPHQLSGGMSQRVAIAMAIAGEPKLLIADEPTTALDVTIQAQIMDLLLALQKEQNMGLVLITHDLAVVAETAQRVCVMYAGQAVEVGQVPQLFDIPAHPYSEALLKAIPEHSLGATRLATLPGIVPGRYDRPQGCLLSPRCPYVQDNCRAQRPTLDPKSNSLARCFYPLNQEVA from the coding sequence ATGTCACTGTTAGAAATCAAGAATCTCAACGTTCGCTTCGGCGACAAGAACGCCGTTCCGGTGGTCGACGGGCTCGACATTTCCGTGGACAAGGGTGAAGTGCTGGCCATCGTTGGCGAGTCGGGCTCCGGTAAATCCGTGACCATGATGGCGCTGATGGGCCTGATCGAGCACCCGGGGATCGTCACCGCCGACGCCCTGAATTTCGACGGCAAGAACATGCTCAAGCTCAGCAACCGTCAGCGTCGGCAAATTGTCGGCAAAGACCTGGCCATGGTCTTCCAGGACCCGATGACCGCGCTGAACCCGAGCTACACCGTCGGCTTCCAGATCGAAGAAGTGCTGCGCCTGCATCTGAAGATGTCCGGCAAGCAAGCCCGCGCCCGCGCCATCGAACTGCTGGAAAAAGTTGAAATCCCGGGCGCCGCCAGCCGTATGGATGCTTACCCGCATCAATTGTCCGGCGGTATGAGCCAGCGTGTTGCGATCGCCATGGCAATTGCCGGCGAACCGAAACTGCTGATCGCCGACGAACCGACCACGGCATTGGACGTAACGATCCAGGCGCAGATCATGGACCTGCTGCTGGCGTTGCAGAAAGAGCAGAACATGGGCCTGGTGCTGATCACGCACGACCTCGCGGTCGTGGCCGAAACCGCTCAGCGCGTGTGCGTGATGTACGCCGGCCAGGCGGTTGAAGTCGGTCAGGTGCCGCAGCTGTTCGACATTCCGGCGCACCCGTACAGCGAAGCGCTGCTCAAGGCGATTCCGGAACACAGCCTCGGCGCCACGCGCCTGGCCACGCTGCCAGGCATCGTCCCCGGTCGTTATGACCGTCCGCAAGGTTGCCTGCTGTCGCCGCGCTGCCCGTATGTGCAGGACAACTGCCGTGCGCAACGTCCGACCCTTGACCCGAAAAGCAACAGCCTCGCCCGCTGCTTCTACCCGCTGAACCAGGAGGTGGCGTAA
- a CDS encoding betaine/proline/choline family ABC transporter ATP-binding protein (Members of the family are the ATP-binding subunit of ABC transporters for substrates such as betaine, L-proline or other amino acids, choline, carnitine, etc. The substrate specificity is best determined from the substrate-binding subunit, rather than this subunit, as it interacts with the permease subunit and not with substrate directly.) → MIELQNLSKTFQSNGKDVKAVDSVSLTVNEGEICVFLGPSGCGKSTTLKMINRLIKPTSGKILINGEDTTDLDEVTLRRNIGYVIQQIGLFPNMTIEENITIVPRLLGWDKQKCHDRARELMSMIKLEPKQYLTRYPRELSGGQQQRIGVIRALAADAPLLLMDEPFGAVDPINREMIQNEFFEMQRALNKTVIMVSHDIDEAIKLGDKIAIFRAGKLLQIDHPDTLLAHPADDFVSNFVGQDSTLKRLLLVKAEDAADNAPSVSPETSVTEALELMDELDRRYVVVTDGENKALGYVRRRDLHRQTGTCAQYLREFNATAAYDEHLRILLSRMYEFNRSWLPVMDAERVFLGEVTQESIAEYLSSGKSRGGKTSIVSPAETAVA, encoded by the coding sequence ATGATCGAACTTCAAAACCTCAGCAAGACCTTCCAAAGCAACGGCAAAGATGTGAAAGCCGTGGACTCGGTGAGCCTGACCGTCAATGAAGGCGAGATCTGTGTGTTCCTCGGGCCATCGGGCTGCGGCAAAAGCACCACGCTGAAGATGATCAACCGCCTGATCAAACCGACCTCGGGCAAGATCCTGATCAACGGCGAAGACACCACCGACCTCGACGAAGTGACCCTGCGTCGCAACATCGGTTATGTGATCCAGCAGATCGGCCTGTTCCCGAACATGACCATCGAGGAAAACATCACCATCGTTCCGCGCCTGCTGGGCTGGGACAAACAGAAATGCCACGACCGCGCCCGCGAGTTGATGAGCATGATCAAGCTGGAGCCCAAGCAGTATCTGACGCGCTACCCGCGGGAACTGTCCGGCGGCCAACAGCAGCGGATCGGGGTGATTCGCGCACTGGCGGCGGATGCACCGCTGTTGCTGATGGACGAACCGTTCGGCGCGGTCGACCCGATCAACCGCGAGATGATCCAGAACGAATTCTTCGAGATGCAGCGCGCGCTGAACAAGACCGTGATCATGGTCAGCCACGACATCGACGAGGCGATCAAACTGGGCGACAAGATTGCAATCTTCCGCGCCGGCAAACTGCTGCAGATCGACCACCCCGACACTTTGCTTGCGCACCCGGCAGACGACTTTGTCAGCAACTTCGTCGGCCAGGACAGCACGCTCAAGCGTCTGTTGCTGGTGAAGGCTGAAGACGCGGCGGACAACGCGCCGTCGGTCAGTCCGGAAACCTCGGTGACCGAAGCACTGGAATTGATGGACGAACTGGACCGTCGTTACGTGGTGGTCACCGATGGTGAGAACAAGGCGCTCGGTTATGTACGACGTCGCGACCTGCACCGTCAGACCGGCACTTGCGCGCAATACCTGCGTGAGTTCAATGCCACCGCGGCGTACGACGAGCATTTGCGCATCCTGCTGTCGCGGATGTACGAGTTCAATCGCTCGTGGTTGCCGGTGATGGATGCCGAGCGGGTGTTCCTCGGGGAAGTGACTCAGGAATCGATTGCCGAGTATTTGAGCTCGGGCAAATCCCGTGGGGGCAAGACCAGCATTGTTTCGCCAGCCGAGACTGCTGTCGCCTGA
- a CDS encoding glycine betaine ABC transporter substrate-binding protein: protein MKKICLFIGCALLFAGFAQAAEKPVIRIGARVFTEQTLLAEITAQYLRTKGYDTQVTGGLGSNLARSAHESGQLDLMWEYTGVSLVAYNHVTEKLDSAQSYAKVKELDAKKGLIWLTPSKFSNTYALALPEKTAKAYPQINTISELNTVLQAEAKTNHLVALDTEFANRSDGLDGMVDLYGMNLTRKNIRQMDAGLVYTALRNGQVFAGLVYTTDGRLNAFKLKLLEDDKHYFPDYTAAPVVRQAYLDAHPKLAEEIKPLAELFDDDTMRALNARVDVDHESPSSVAADFLRQHPLN, encoded by the coding sequence ATGAAAAAAATATGCTTATTTATAGGCTGCGCCCTGCTGTTCGCAGGATTTGCCCAAGCCGCTGAAAAACCCGTGATCCGCATCGGCGCCCGGGTGTTCACCGAGCAAACCCTGCTCGCGGAAATCACCGCCCAATACCTGCGCACCAAGGGTTATGACACCCAGGTGACCGGCGGATTGGGCAGCAACCTGGCCCGCAGCGCCCACGAAAGTGGTCAGCTGGATTTGATGTGGGAATACACCGGTGTGTCGTTGGTGGCTTACAACCATGTCACCGAAAAACTCGACAGCGCTCAGTCCTACGCCAAGGTGAAAGAACTCGACGCGAAAAAAGGCCTGATCTGGCTCACTCCGTCGAAATTCAGCAACACCTACGCCCTGGCCCTGCCGGAAAAAACCGCGAAAGCCTACCCGCAGATCAACACCATCAGCGAGCTGAACACGGTGCTGCAGGCTGAGGCGAAGACTAATCACCTGGTCGCGCTGGACACCGAGTTCGCCAACCGTTCCGACGGCCTGGACGGCATGGTCGACCTTTACGGCATGAACCTGACCCGCAAAAACATCCGGCAGATGGATGCCGGGCTGGTCTACACCGCCCTGCGCAATGGCCAGGTATTTGCCGGCCTGGTCTACACCACCGACGGTCGCCTGAACGCCTTCAAGCTCAAGCTGCTCGAAGACGACAAGCACTACTTCCCGGACTACACCGCCGCGCCGGTGGTGCGTCAGGCTTACCTCGATGCCCACCCGAAACTCGCGGAGGAGATCAAGCCACTGGCCGAGCTGTTCGATGACGACACCATGCGTGCGTTGAACGCACGGGTCGATGTCGATCACGAAAGCCCTTCATCCGTTGCCGCCGATTTCCTGCGCCAGCATCCACTCAACTAA
- a CDS encoding ABC transporter permease, with product MAIRYGKGLTGGAVVVALLALLVHWIGINTIEHYRDDLLFYLQAHLILVLVSMLAALVVGIPAGIFLSRPTMVGRAERFMQIFNIGNTVPPLAVLAIALGILGIGSGPAIFALFLASLLPIVRNTYEGLKNVQGSLKEAAVGIGMTPTQVLWRVELPNAVPIIIGGVRVALAINVGTAPLAFLIGANSLGSLIFPGIALNNQPQLLLGAACTALLALLLDGLVTLASRLWLERGLRPS from the coding sequence GTGGCTATTCGCTATGGCAAGGGGCTGACAGGAGGTGCGGTTGTCGTCGCCCTTCTGGCCCTGCTGGTCCACTGGATTGGCATCAACACGATCGAACATTACCGCGACGATTTGTTGTTTTACCTGCAAGCTCACCTGATTCTCGTCCTCGTTTCCATGCTGGCCGCCCTCGTTGTGGGCATCCCCGCCGGCATCTTCCTCAGCCGCCCGACCATGGTGGGCCGCGCTGAACGCTTCATGCAGATCTTCAACATCGGCAACACCGTGCCGCCTCTTGCCGTACTCGCCATCGCCCTGGGTATCCTCGGCATCGGCAGCGGCCCCGCGATCTTCGCCCTGTTCCTCGCCTCGTTGTTGCCGATCGTGCGCAACACCTATGAAGGCCTGAAAAACGTCCAGGGTTCACTCAAGGAAGCGGCCGTCGGCATCGGCATGACGCCGACTCAAGTGCTGTGGCGGGTCGAACTGCCGAACGCCGTGCCGATCATCATCGGCGGTGTGCGTGTGGCGCTGGCGATCAACGTCGGTACCGCGCCACTGGCGTTCCTGATCGGTGCCAACAGCCTGGGCAGCCTGATTTTCCCCGGCATTGCCCTGAACAATCAGCCGCAACTGCTGCTCGGCGCGGCCTGCACCGCCCTGCTGGCCTTGCTGCTCGACGGTCTGGTGACACTCGCCAGCCGCCTCTGGCTCGAACGCGGCTTGCGCCCGTCTTAA